One genomic segment of Amycolatopsis sp. WQ 127309 includes these proteins:
- a CDS encoding SRPBCC family protein has protein sequence MGARYRFSSSWLLPGTAPERVFGAVTDLAGYPRWWSDVRTVRRVDDDTAELVCRSRLPFRLVVRMHRDHQDERAGLMRVRLSGDLEGVLAGTVRATGAGTLLEITQDVHARKALLRRFGTVARPLFRVNHALMMRRGHRGLSTYLA, from the coding sequence ATGGGCGCGCGCTACCGGTTCAGCAGCTCCTGGCTGCTGCCCGGTACCGCGCCCGAGCGGGTGTTCGGCGCGGTCACCGACCTCGCCGGCTACCCGCGGTGGTGGTCGGACGTCCGCACGGTGCGCCGGGTGGACGACGACACCGCCGAACTGGTCTGCCGTTCGCGGCTCCCGTTCCGGCTGGTCGTCCGGATGCACCGCGACCACCAGGACGAGCGGGCGGGCCTGATGCGGGTCAGGCTCAGCGGAGACCTCGAAGGGGTGCTGGCCGGCACCGTTCGCGCGACGGGCGCGGGGACGCTGCTGGAGATCACCCAGGACGTCCACGCGCGCAAGGCGTTGCTGCGGCGGTTCGGCACGGTGGCCCGGCCACTCTTCCGCGTGAACCACGCGCTGATGATGCGCCGGGGTCACCGGGGCTTGAGCACCTACCTCGCGTGA
- a CDS encoding fibronectin type III domain-containing protein, whose protein sequence is MSAKPLVLVVLLAAGCAAAPAPAPPPLTATLTSPTDVVLAWPDDDAGHRVEYANDPAGPWTTLEFLPPHTTSYHHPDLIPETPFYYREQPFTGPVSVETTVGAPTKLSKGGTGPAHLRLVDAGDGTLTVSWTDMSPDEAGFLLEIRRPGEKDFSPVEVTDPDTSVCALSLLPGEQGSSYRVRALFYGPLSPVVHQTTGKER, encoded by the coding sequence GTGTCCGCGAAACCGCTAGTCCTGGTGGTGCTCCTGGCCGCGGGCTGCGCCGCGGCACCCGCCCCCGCCCCGCCGCCGCTCACCGCGACCCTGACGTCCCCCACCGACGTGGTGCTGGCGTGGCCCGACGACGACGCGGGCCACCGCGTCGAGTACGCGAACGACCCCGCCGGGCCGTGGACGACGCTCGAGTTCCTGCCGCCGCACACGACGAGCTACCACCACCCGGACCTGATCCCGGAGACGCCGTTCTACTACCGGGAGCAGCCGTTCACCGGCCCGGTGTCGGTGGAGACGACCGTGGGCGCGCCGACGAAGCTCTCGAAGGGCGGCACCGGGCCGGCGCACCTGCGCCTGGTGGACGCCGGGGACGGCACGCTGACGGTCTCGTGGACCGACATGTCACCCGACGAAGCCGGGTTCCTGCTGGAGATCCGCCGCCCGGGCGAGAAGGACTTCTCGCCGGTCGAGGTGACGGACCCGGACACGTCCGTGTGCGCCCTGTCCCTCCTGCCGGGGGAACAGGGATCGTCGTACCGGGTCCGTGCGCTCTTCTACGGGCCGCTCTCGCCGGTGGTCCACCAGACCACCGGCAAGGAGCGGTGA
- a CDS encoding sensor histidine kinase — protein sequence MIAPSRSDTRAPVCWYEEVSPTSSRWSLARQLLVLQLVVLCVLAGAGITFAYLDASRATDQNAKDQVRAVAATVADAPSVIAAVDAPAPSATLQPFAVRVQADTGVDFITIMSPAGIRFTHPNPALIGQHYIGNIAQAQRGQQLTETYTGSLGPSIRTVVPVFGADRRVIALVAVGITVAAISAELRERLWPLFGVAGAVLLVGALGGWLISARLRRQTRGIAPDELSNLFEYHEAVLHSVREGVLLVGRDGKVGLCNDGARVLLGLDADPVGRELGALGLPAELVTAFGSAETRAEELHLTDARVLLVSTTAVRAGGRAQGTVVVLRDHTELQSLTGELTTARGLAEALRSQAHEAANRLHTVVSLVEIGKPEQAVEFATAELALAQELTDRVVGAVAEPVLAALLLGKAAEASERGVELTITPDTMIDDATHGVAARDLVTILGNLIDNGIDAAVHGDGRPAVVVTARSDADELLLRVADTGPGVPDDADVFRRGWSTKAGEGHGLGLALVGQAVRRYGGTVDVGRDGGAVFTVRLPRQEAGR from the coding sequence ATGATCGCACCGTCCCGTTCGGACACCCGGGCCCCGGTGTGCTGGTATGAGGAGGTGTCCCCGACGTCGTCCCGCTGGAGCCTGGCGCGCCAGCTGCTCGTGCTGCAGCTGGTGGTGCTCTGCGTGCTCGCGGGCGCCGGGATCACGTTCGCCTACCTCGACGCGTCGCGGGCGACCGACCAGAACGCCAAGGACCAGGTGCGCGCCGTCGCCGCGACGGTGGCCGACGCGCCGTCCGTCATCGCCGCGGTGGACGCGCCCGCCCCGAGCGCCACGCTGCAGCCGTTCGCGGTGCGCGTGCAGGCCGACACCGGCGTCGACTTCATCACGATCATGAGCCCGGCCGGGATCCGGTTCACCCACCCGAATCCGGCCCTGATCGGGCAGCACTACATCGGGAACATCGCGCAGGCGCAGCGCGGGCAGCAGCTCACCGAGACCTACACCGGCTCCCTCGGCCCGTCGATCCGCACGGTCGTCCCGGTGTTCGGCGCGGACCGGCGGGTGATCGCGCTGGTCGCCGTCGGGATCACCGTCGCGGCGATCTCGGCCGAGCTGCGCGAACGGCTCTGGCCGCTGTTCGGCGTCGCGGGCGCGGTGCTGCTGGTGGGCGCGCTCGGCGGCTGGCTGATCAGCGCGCGGCTCCGCCGCCAGACGCGCGGGATCGCGCCGGACGAGCTGAGCAACCTGTTCGAGTACCACGAAGCCGTGCTGCACTCGGTCCGCGAAGGGGTGCTGCTGGTCGGCCGCGACGGGAAGGTCGGGCTCTGCAACGACGGCGCGCGCGTCCTGCTCGGACTCGACGCCGACCCGGTCGGCCGGGAGCTGGGCGCGCTGGGCCTGCCCGCCGAGCTGGTGACGGCGTTCGGCTCGGCCGAGACCCGCGCCGAGGAGCTGCACCTGACCGACGCGCGCGTGCTGCTGGTCAGCACGACCGCCGTCCGCGCGGGCGGCCGGGCGCAGGGCACCGTCGTGGTCCTGCGTGACCACACCGAACTGCAGTCGCTGACCGGGGAGCTGACCACCGCGCGCGGTCTCGCAGAAGCGTTGCGGTCGCAGGCGCACGAGGCCGCGAACCGGCTGCACACCGTGGTTTCCCTGGTGGAGATCGGCAAACCCGAGCAGGCCGTCGAGTTCGCGACGGCCGAGCTCGCGCTCGCCCAGGAACTGACCGACCGCGTCGTCGGCGCCGTCGCCGAACCGGTGCTCGCCGCGCTGCTGCTGGGGAAGGCGGCCGAGGCGAGCGAACGCGGAGTGGAGCTGACGATCACGCCGGACACGATGATCGACGACGCGACCCACGGCGTCGCCGCGCGCGACCTCGTCACCATCCTCGGCAACCTGATCGACAACGGCATCGACGCCGCGGTGCACGGCGACGGCCGGCCGGCGGTCGTCGTCACCGCCCGCTCCGACGCCGACGAGCTGCTGCTGCGCGTCGCCGACACCGGCCCGGGCGTCCCCGACGACGCCGACGTCTTCCGCCGCGGCTGGTCGACGAAGGCCGGGGAAGGACACGGCCTCGGGCTCGCGCTCGTCGGGCAGGCGGTGCGCCGCTACGGCGGTACGGTCGACGTCGGGCGGGACGGCGGCGCGGTGTTCACCGTGCGCCTGCCGCGGCAGGAGGCCGGCCGGTGA
- a CDS encoding amidohydrolase family protein — MGTLVRGGTVISVDPAIGDLPRGDVLVEDGRISAVAERLDAPGADVLDATGMLVLPGFVDTHRHTWQAVFRGLAADWTFARYGPAMHGLLRPLYRPEDVLVGTLLGRLEALHSGVTTVLDWCHCTDTPAHGDAALDALRQAPGRSVFCYGAGVATDGPVAAELARMRDRCPGDDGLVTMAAGLRGPQRTAIETTAADVAAARDLGLRVSVHAHVRAGATAGRRPIAAMGEHGLLDDRTTIVHGNGLDDDELAMLADAGCSVSISPDVELKMGLGWPETGRVLAAGIRPALSVDNCPTAGGDMFSAMRTALGVQRGLDTAHGRPPSLTSRDVLEFATVDGARALGLGDRTGSITPGKQADLVLLRADDLTLFPVNHPAGAILSAGHPGLVDTVLVAGEVVKRGGALVGVDLEELRERALRSRARIAAAAGIPLDGSWLPV, encoded by the coding sequence ATGGGAACTCTGGTGCGCGGCGGCACGGTCATCAGCGTCGACCCGGCGATCGGCGACCTGCCGCGCGGGGACGTGCTCGTCGAGGACGGCCGGATCAGCGCCGTCGCCGAGCGGCTCGACGCGCCGGGCGCGGACGTGCTCGACGCGACCGGCATGCTCGTGCTGCCCGGTTTCGTCGACACCCACCGGCACACCTGGCAGGCGGTGTTCCGCGGGCTCGCCGCCGACTGGACGTTCGCCCGGTACGGCCCGGCGATGCACGGCTTGCTGCGCCCGCTCTACCGGCCCGAGGACGTGCTCGTCGGCACGCTGCTCGGCCGGCTCGAAGCGCTGCACTCGGGCGTCACCACGGTGCTGGACTGGTGCCACTGCACCGACACTCCCGCCCACGGCGACGCCGCGCTCGACGCCCTTCGCCAAGCGCCCGGGCGGAGCGTTTTCTGTTACGGCGCAGGTGTCGCCACCGACGGCCCGGTCGCCGCCGAACTCGCCCGGATGCGCGACCGGTGCCCCGGCGACGACGGGCTCGTGACGATGGCGGCCGGCCTGCGCGGTCCGCAGCGGACCGCCATCGAGACCACAGCCGCCGACGTCGCCGCGGCCCGCGACCTCGGGCTGCGGGTCAGCGTCCACGCGCACGTCCGCGCCGGGGCGACGGCGGGCCGCCGGCCGATCGCGGCGATGGGGGAGCACGGGCTGCTCGACGACCGGACGACGATCGTGCACGGCAACGGCCTGGACGACGACGAGCTGGCGATGCTGGCCGACGCGGGCTGCTCGGTGTCGATCAGCCCCGACGTCGAGCTGAAGATGGGCCTCGGCTGGCCGGAAACCGGCCGCGTGCTCGCCGCGGGCATCCGCCCGGCACTGTCCGTCGACAACTGCCCCACGGCCGGCGGCGACATGTTCTCGGCCATGCGCACCGCGCTCGGCGTGCAACGCGGCCTCGACACCGCGCACGGCCGGCCGCCGTCGCTGACCAGCCGTGACGTGCTGGAGTTCGCCACCGTCGACGGCGCCCGCGCCCTCGGGCTCGGCGACCGGACCGGCAGCATCACCCCGGGCAAGCAGGCCGACCTCGTGCTGCTGCGCGCCGACGACCTGACGCTCTTCCCGGTCAACCACCCGGCGGGCGCGATCCTGTCCGCCGGACATCCCGGGCTCGTCGACACCGTGCTCGTCGCCGGCGAAGTCGTCAAACGCGGCGGCGCGCTGGTCGGCGTCGACCTCGAAGAGCTGCGAGAACGCGCGTTGCGCTCCCGCGCCCGGATCGCCGCGGCCGCCGGCATCCCCCTCGACGGGTCGTGGCTTCCCGTATAA
- a CDS encoding MarR family winged helix-turn-helix transcriptional regulator, with protein sequence MTESLTPDEWAFWHSWTQAQRLLTQELDRGLQRDSGISKAEFSVLLTLQRAPGHELRVSELCASLDWEKSRVSHQLTRMENRGFVARTESGTGGRRTRVGLTAEGDRAARDAIAGHAGNIRRYFLDTLSPAQAAAIRAWSEQLTERIEPREA encoded by the coding sequence ATGACCGAGTCGCTGACCCCGGACGAGTGGGCGTTCTGGCACTCCTGGACGCAGGCTCAGCGCCTGCTCACCCAGGAGCTCGACCGCGGCCTGCAACGCGACTCCGGCATTTCGAAGGCCGAGTTCAGCGTGCTGCTGACCCTGCAGCGCGCGCCCGGCCACGAACTGCGCGTCAGCGAGCTCTGCGCGTCCCTCGACTGGGAGAAGAGCCGTGTCTCGCACCAGCTGACCCGGATGGAGAACCGCGGTTTCGTGGCGCGGACGGAGTCCGGGACCGGCGGCCGCCGCACGCGGGTCGGGCTGACCGCCGAGGGCGACCGCGCCGCGCGGGACGCGATCGCCGGGCACGCCGGCAACATCCGCCGCTACTTCCTCGACACGCTCAGCCCCGCCCAGGCCGCGGCCATCCGGGCGTGGAGCGAGCAACTGACCGAGCGCATCGAGCCGCGCGAAGCCTAG
- a CDS encoding helix-turn-helix domain-containing protein encodes MSQGNIDVPVQAAEVDPEKLEACTLLEVINRVSGKWPIGILLEAMRGPVRFTELERAVEGISRRMLTLTLRNLERDGLLVRTVYPTVPPRVEYEATPMAKELYQSLTGLLGWAERHRESIAAARVVYDGHAAC; translated from the coding sequence ATGTCCCAGGGGAACATCGATGTACCTGTCCAGGCAGCGGAGGTGGACCCGGAGAAACTCGAGGCCTGCACGCTGCTCGAGGTCATCAACCGGGTCAGCGGGAAGTGGCCGATCGGCATCCTGCTGGAGGCCATGCGCGGCCCGGTGCGGTTCACCGAGCTGGAGCGCGCGGTCGAGGGCATCAGCCGCCGGATGCTGACGCTGACCCTGCGCAACCTGGAGCGTGACGGCCTGCTGGTGCGCACGGTCTACCCGACGGTCCCGCCGCGCGTGGAGTACGAGGCCACGCCGATGGCGAAGGAGCTGTACCAGTCGCTGACCGGCCTGCTCGGCTGGGCGGAGCGGCACCGCGAGTCGATCGCCGCCGCCCGCGTCGTCTACGACGGCCACGCGGCCTGCTGA
- a CDS encoding response regulator, with translation MIRVLVVEDEPVAAEAHRVYVERLAGFSVAGVVHSGGDALRFCEREPVDLVLLDFYLPDTHGLAVCRSLRAAGLPIDVIAVTSARDLALVKAAVSVGVVQYLLKPFTFATLREKLERYAEFRDASGEVSGQAEIDRALGTLRTTEQPPLPKGMSVQTLEAITDALGGAADGLSAGAAAAAIGASRVTARRYLEYLADNGMAHREPHYGQVGRPEVWYRLTRA, from the coding sequence GTGATCCGGGTGCTGGTGGTGGAGGACGAACCGGTGGCCGCCGAGGCGCACCGCGTCTACGTCGAACGGCTCGCGGGGTTCTCCGTGGCGGGCGTGGTCCACTCCGGTGGCGACGCGTTGCGGTTCTGCGAACGCGAGCCGGTCGACCTCGTGCTGCTGGACTTCTACCTGCCGGACACCCACGGCCTGGCGGTCTGCCGCTCGCTGCGCGCGGCCGGGCTGCCGATCGACGTCATCGCCGTGACGTCGGCGCGCGACCTCGCGCTGGTGAAGGCCGCGGTGTCGGTCGGTGTGGTGCAGTACCTCCTCAAGCCGTTCACCTTCGCCACCCTGCGCGAAAAACTGGAGCGCTACGCCGAATTCCGCGACGCGTCCGGCGAGGTGTCCGGCCAGGCCGAGATCGACCGGGCCCTGGGCACGCTGCGCACGACCGAGCAACCGCCGCTGCCGAAGGGCATGAGCGTCCAGACGCTGGAAGCGATCACCGACGCGCTGGGCGGGGCAGCGGACGGCCTGTCGGCGGGCGCGGCGGCCGCGGCGATCGGCGCGTCCCGCGTCACGGCCCGCCGGTACCTGGAGTACTTGGCGGACAACGGAATGGCCCACCGCGAGCCGCACTACGGCCAGGTCGGCCGGCCCGAGGTCTGGTACCGCCTGACCCGTGCCTAG
- a CDS encoding sigma-70 family RNA polymerase sigma factor, protein MAIGGRRPKKAKGEDLIRQLYAEHGRSLLAYATRLTGDRAAAEDVVQETLVRAWKHADDLQNDGKGSVRGWLLTVARNLVTDRARARAARPQEVAEPAEGVPTPSVERDHAQGVVDSMTVLGAMDGLSNEHREVLVEIYYRGRTVAEAARTLGVAPGTVKSRSYYALRALRASMISGSGTEVAR, encoded by the coding sequence GTGGCGATCGGAGGCAGGCGGCCGAAGAAGGCCAAAGGCGAAGACCTGATTCGGCAGCTTTACGCCGAACACGGGCGGAGCCTGCTGGCCTACGCGACGAGGCTGACCGGTGATCGTGCGGCAGCCGAGGACGTGGTCCAGGAGACGCTGGTACGGGCGTGGAAACACGCAGACGACCTGCAGAACGACGGGAAGGGCTCGGTGCGCGGCTGGTTGCTGACCGTCGCGCGCAACCTGGTCACCGACCGGGCGCGAGCCCGGGCGGCACGGCCACAGGAAGTGGCCGAACCGGCCGAAGGCGTGCCCACGCCGTCCGTCGAGCGCGATCACGCCCAGGGCGTGGTCGACTCGATGACGGTGCTCGGTGCGATGGACGGGTTGTCCAACGAACATCGAGAGGTCCTGGTGGAGATCTACTACCGGGGACGGACGGTGGCCGAAGCGGCGAGAACACTGGGCGTCGCACCGGGTACCGTGAAATCAAGGTCGTACTACGCACTCAGGGCTCTCAGAGCCTCGATGATCTCGGGAAGCGGAACGGAGGTGGCGCGGTGA
- a CDS encoding anti-sigma factor, which produces MNAVDESHTQLGAYALGALDPAEAADFERRHLQTCAQCRFDLNELVALRESLDEVPPEAFLDGPPEGGELLLQKTLRRVREEETAAPARTASRPASRRGLALVAAAVLVVAALGGGILVGRQTSDSSIAAPAFPPDTPAGTKSVEGRDPTTGVQLAASVAPFAGWVKVNVAVKGVKAGEQCLLQVVTKEGQAVTAGSWKVSEKWESQGFSLDGSALVAPDDVKSVDIVTVDGRKLVSAQV; this is translated from the coding sequence GTGAACGCGGTGGACGAAAGTCATACGCAGCTCGGCGCGTACGCCCTCGGGGCGCTCGACCCGGCGGAGGCGGCCGACTTCGAACGACGGCACCTGCAAACCTGCGCCCAGTGCAGGTTCGACCTGAACGAGCTCGTGGCGTTGCGCGAGTCGCTCGACGAGGTGCCGCCCGAGGCGTTCCTCGACGGGCCGCCCGAAGGCGGGGAGCTGCTGCTGCAGAAGACCCTCCGGCGGGTGCGCGAAGAGGAGACGGCGGCACCGGCGCGGACCGCGTCGCGGCCGGCGTCCCGGCGGGGCCTGGCCCTGGTCGCGGCGGCGGTGCTGGTCGTGGCCGCACTCGGCGGCGGGATCCTGGTCGGGCGGCAGACGTCCGACTCGAGCATCGCGGCGCCGGCGTTCCCCCCGGACACCCCGGCGGGGACGAAGAGCGTCGAAGGGCGGGATCCGACGACCGGCGTGCAGCTGGCCGCGTCGGTGGCGCCCTTCGCGGGCTGGGTCAAGGTCAACGTCGCCGTCAAAGGCGTCAAGGCCGGGGAACAGTGCCTGCTGCAGGTCGTGACCAAGGAAGGCCAAGCGGTCACCGCCGGCAGCTGGAAAGTGTCCGAGAAGTGGGAGAGCCAGGGCTTTTCGCTCGATGGGTCCGCGCTGGTCGCGCCCGACGACGTGAAGTCGGTCGACATCGTCACGGTGGACGGCCGGAAGCTGGTCTCGGCCCAGGTGTGA
- a CDS encoding M64 family metallopeptidase produces MRNWAGLVAAVLLLAAGAVTPAYAGEPAGTVTDVQVTGPVAQRFNLVVLGDGYTAAEQPKFQADVARHMNTLWSLEPFKSYRSYFNVYAVSIASPESGVDCDPGLDAPRRNTPLNMGFWGGCDAGSVQRLLTVDDAAAQRYADLVPGTTKANRQILALGNSTTYGGAGGTYATASGGNALSALISPHELGHSLGGLDDEYDYYARGVPGGAYEGGEPASIHHTTLTEPQMREQHAKWYRWLGEPSESGGTIGRYEGGLYTQTGVWRPSAHSMMKTLGYAYDQVGRERMTQRISAKVPLLGDGTPAGTIGADRVVWVRTMHPVDHRLDVTWTLDGRPVRGSDALDLRHVRVSPGKHTLTAKVTDPTPFVRDPAARPTATRTWTVDTTVTTAPSGGPAVVGSTPTSQPVGGHDVVYVETGEPTGSIPSVRWKLDGRPVASGPDFALGESRGAHTLTATTGGTTLTWAVDASGPTTTAELPAGKDHVFHGSFTMRLTASDGLPEFRVDGDGWYKYYGWPTDPNAPFLFTPRGTEIDGLAYGNLGPGGLTVSPFAPRTPGYGRHRIEYRSIDAAGNVGPTKSVTVTLLP; encoded by the coding sequence ATGCGGAACTGGGCCGGTCTCGTCGCCGCGGTGCTGCTGCTGGCCGCGGGGGCCGTCACCCCGGCGTACGCCGGCGAACCCGCGGGCACCGTCACCGACGTCCAGGTGACCGGGCCCGTCGCCCAGCGGTTCAACCTCGTCGTCCTCGGCGACGGCTACACCGCGGCCGAGCAGCCGAAGTTCCAGGCCGACGTCGCGCGGCACATGAACACGCTCTGGTCGCTCGAGCCGTTCAAGTCCTACCGCAGCTACTTCAACGTCTACGCCGTGTCGATCGCCTCGCCGGAGTCCGGTGTGGACTGTGACCCCGGGCTGGACGCGCCGCGGCGGAACACGCCGCTGAACATGGGGTTCTGGGGCGGGTGTGACGCCGGGAGCGTGCAGCGGCTGCTGACCGTCGACGACGCGGCCGCCCAGCGTTACGCCGACCTCGTGCCCGGCACGACCAAGGCCAACCGGCAGATCCTCGCGCTGGGCAACAGCACCACCTACGGCGGCGCGGGCGGCACCTACGCGACGGCGTCGGGCGGCAACGCGCTGTCGGCGCTCATCTCGCCGCACGAGCTGGGCCACTCGCTCGGCGGCCTCGACGACGAGTACGACTACTACGCGCGCGGCGTCCCGGGCGGGGCGTACGAAGGCGGCGAGCCCGCGTCGATCCACCACACCACGCTGACCGAGCCGCAGATGCGCGAGCAGCACGCGAAGTGGTACCGCTGGCTCGGCGAGCCCAGCGAGTCCGGCGGCACGATCGGGCGGTACGAAGGCGGGCTCTACACCCAGACCGGCGTGTGGCGGCCCAGCGCGCACTCGATGATGAAGACCCTCGGCTACGCCTACGACCAGGTCGGCCGCGAGCGGATGACCCAGCGGATCTCCGCGAAGGTGCCGTTGCTGGGCGACGGCACCCCGGCCGGGACGATCGGCGCCGACCGCGTCGTGTGGGTGCGCACGATGCACCCGGTCGATCACCGCCTCGACGTCACCTGGACCCTCGACGGCCGTCCCGTGCGTGGCTCCGACGCGCTCGACCTGCGCCACGTCCGCGTTTCGCCGGGCAAGCACACGCTGACGGCGAAGGTGACCGACCCGACGCCGTTCGTCCGCGACCCGGCGGCCCGGCCGACGGCGACGCGCACGTGGACCGTCGACACGACGGTGACCACCGCGCCGTCCGGCGGCCCCGCGGTCGTGGGGTCGACGCCGACTTCGCAGCCGGTCGGCGGGCACGACGTCGTCTACGTCGAAACCGGTGAGCCGACCGGCTCGATCCCTTCCGTGCGCTGGAAGCTCGACGGTCGTCCGGTCGCGAGCGGCCCCGACTTCGCCCTCGGCGAGTCCCGCGGCGCGCACACCCTCACCGCGACCACCGGCGGCACGACCCTGACCTGGGCGGTGGACGCGTCCGGCCCGACGACGACGGCCGAACTGCCGGCGGGCAAGGACCACGTCTTCCACGGCTCGTTCACGATGCGCCTGACGGCGTCCGACGGTTTGCCGGAGTTCCGCGTGGACGGCGACGGCTGGTACAAGTACTACGGCTGGCCGACGGACCCGAACGCGCCGTTCCTGTTCACGCCGCGGGGTACGGAGATCGACGGCCTGGCGTACGGCAACCTCGGCCCGGGCGGGCTGACGGTCTCGCCGTTCGCGCCCCGCACCCCGGGTTACGGCCGTCACCGCATCGAATACCGCTCGATCGACGCGGCGGGCAACGTCGGCCCGACGAAGTCGGTCACGGTGACGCTGCTGCCGTGA
- a CDS encoding cation:dicarboxylate symporter family transporter — translation MPTPPTTEETPRKRDKTHYLYLAVIVAVALGILVGFLFPGFAKGLKPLGDGFVNLIKMMITPIIFCTIVIGVGSVAKAAKVGKVGLMALFYFIIMSTFALAIGLVVGNILHPGTGLHLNPADVKSVQKSATGAEGPVDFLLGIIPKTFVSAFTDGEVLQALLVALFVGFALQKLGPKGAPILRGIEHIQRLVFRVLSMIMWAAPIGAFGAIAAVVGATGWAALKSLAVIMIGFYATCLIFVFVILGIVLWLGARVFIWNLLRYLGREFLLILSTSSSESALPRLIAKMEHVGVSKSVVGITVPTGYSFNLDGTAIYLTMATLFIAAAQDEPLSIGSQIGLLAFMIIASKGAAGVSGSGIATLASGLQSHRPELVNGVGFILGIDRFMSEARALTNFAGNAVATVLIGNWTKEFDREKAERVFAGQEPFDEATMLDDHSHAAATDDLDDAAKQPAK, via the coding sequence GTGCCGACCCCACCGACAACCGAGGAGACCCCGCGCAAGCGGGACAAGACCCACTACCTGTACCTGGCCGTGATCGTCGCCGTGGCCCTCGGGATCCTGGTGGGTTTCCTCTTCCCCGGCTTCGCCAAGGGCCTCAAGCCCCTCGGTGACGGCTTCGTCAACCTGATCAAGATGATGATCACACCGATCATCTTCTGCACCATCGTCATCGGCGTCGGCTCCGTCGCGAAAGCGGCCAAGGTCGGCAAAGTCGGACTGATGGCCCTGTTCTACTTCATCATCATGTCGACCTTCGCCCTGGCGATCGGCCTGGTCGTCGGCAACATCCTGCACCCTGGCACCGGCCTGCACCTCAACCCGGCCGACGTGAAGAGCGTCCAGAAGTCCGCCACCGGCGCCGAAGGCCCGGTCGACTTCCTGCTCGGCATCATCCCCAAGACCTTTGTCTCCGCTTTCACCGACGGCGAAGTGCTGCAGGCCCTGCTGGTCGCGCTGTTCGTCGGGTTCGCACTGCAGAAGCTGGGCCCCAAGGGCGCCCCGATCCTGCGCGGCATCGAGCACATCCAGCGTCTCGTGTTCCGCGTCCTGTCCATGATCATGTGGGCCGCCCCGATCGGCGCGTTCGGCGCCATCGCCGCCGTCGTCGGCGCGACCGGCTGGGCCGCGTTGAAGAGCCTCGCCGTGATCATGATCGGCTTCTACGCCACCTGCCTGATCTTCGTGTTCGTGATCCTCGGGATCGTGCTGTGGCTCGGCGCCCGCGTGTTCATCTGGAACCTGCTGCGCTACCTCGGCCGCGAGTTCCTGCTGATCCTCTCGACGTCGTCCTCGGAGTCGGCGCTGCCGCGCCTGATCGCGAAGATGGAACACGTCGGCGTCAGCAAGTCGGTCGTCGGCATCACGGTGCCGACCGGCTACTCGTTCAACCTGGACGGCACCGCGATCTACCTGACCATGGCGACGCTGTTCATCGCCGCCGCGCAGGACGAGCCGCTCTCGATCGGTTCGCAGATCGGCCTGCTGGCGTTCATGATCATCGCGTCGAAGGGCGCGGCGGGCGTCAGTGGCTCGGGCATCGCGACGCTGGCGTCCGGCCTGCAGTCGCACCGGCCGGAACTGGTCAACGGCGTCGGCTTCATCCTCGGCATCGACCGGTTCATGTCGGAGGCCCGCGCGCTGACGAACTTCGCCGGCAACGCCGTCGCGACCGTCCTCATCGGAAACTGGACGAAGGAGTTCGACCGGGAGAAGGCCGAGCGGGTCTTCGCCGGGCAGGAACCCTTCGACGAGGCGACCATGCTCGACGACCACAGCCACGCGGCCGCCACCGACGACCTGGACGACGCGGCCAAGCAACCCGCGAAGTAA